One genomic region from Streptomyces sp. NBC_00582 encodes:
- a CDS encoding ABC transporter substrate-binding protein, which translates to MRGKTGRLLRGLALLSTLALGATACGGSDDDSSDTKAVSAGDIQAALKKGGSVTVWAWEPTLKSVAADFEKKYPKVKINLVSERSGDKHYTALSNAISAGKGVPDVAQVEYFALGQYSLTKGLSDLAPYGAAKLASKYTPGPWNAVSDGDKVYGLPMDSGPMALFYNKKVFDKYKIAVPTTWDEYLDAARKLHKADPKAYIANDTGDAGFTTSMLWQAGSRPYKVDGTKVAINFDDAGAKKFETVWQKLISEKLLAPVTGWTDDWYKGLGDGTIATLATGAWMPANFETGVPNAKGDWRAAAMPAWTKGDKASAENGGSSLALPALGKNKELAYAFVEYANAGDGVATRVSEGAFPATVAELQSTEFKNKEFPYFGGQKANEIFAESAANVADDWSYLPFQPYANSIFNDTVGKAYVSSTTLADGLKAWQDASVKYGQEQGFTIEK; encoded by the coding sequence ATGCGCGGAAAGACCGGCCGCCTGCTGCGCGGCCTCGCCCTCCTCTCCACCCTGGCCCTGGGCGCCACGGCCTGCGGCGGCTCGGACGACGACAGCTCGGACACCAAGGCGGTCTCCGCCGGTGACATCCAGGCGGCCCTGAAGAAGGGTGGCTCGGTCACCGTCTGGGCCTGGGAGCCCACCCTGAAGTCGGTCGCCGCCGACTTCGAGAAGAAGTACCCCAAGGTCAAGATCAACCTGGTCAGCGAGCGGTCGGGCGACAAGCACTACACCGCCCTGTCGAACGCCATCTCCGCCGGCAAGGGCGTCCCGGACGTCGCGCAGGTCGAGTACTTCGCGCTCGGCCAGTACTCCCTCACCAAGGGCCTGAGCGACCTCGCCCCCTACGGCGCGGCGAAGCTCGCCTCCAAGTACACGCCCGGCCCGTGGAACGCCGTCAGCGACGGCGACAAGGTCTACGGCCTGCCGATGGACTCCGGTCCGATGGCGCTGTTCTACAACAAGAAGGTCTTCGACAAGTACAAGATCGCCGTCCCGACCACCTGGGACGAGTACCTGGACGCGGCCCGCAAGCTGCACAAGGCCGACCCGAAGGCGTACATCGCCAACGACACCGGCGACGCGGGCTTCACCACCTCCATGCTGTGGCAGGCCGGTTCGCGCCCCTACAAGGTCGACGGCACCAAGGTCGCCATCAACTTCGACGACGCCGGCGCCAAGAAGTTCGAGACCGTCTGGCAGAAGCTGATCAGCGAGAAGCTGCTCGCCCCGGTCACCGGCTGGACCGACGACTGGTACAAGGGCCTCGGCGACGGCACCATCGCCACCCTGGCCACCGGCGCCTGGATGCCCGCCAACTTCGAGACCGGTGTCCCGAACGCCAAGGGCGACTGGCGCGCCGCCGCCATGCCGGCCTGGACCAAGGGCGACAAGGCGAGCGCCGAGAACGGCGGCTCCTCCCTCGCGCTGCCCGCGCTGGGCAAGAACAAGGAACTCGCCTACGCCTTCGTCGAGTACGCGAACGCCGGTGACGGTGTGGCCACCCGGGTGAGCGAGGGCGCCTTCCCGGCGACCGTCGCGGAGCTGCAGTCCACCGAGTTCAAGAACAAGGAGTTCCCGTACTTCGGCGGCCAGAAGGCCAACGAGATCTTCGCCGAGTCGGCCGCCAACGTCGCCGACGACTGGTCGTACCTGCCCTTCCAGCCGTACGCCAACTCGATCTTCAACGACACGGTCGGCAAGGCCTACGTCTCGTCCACCACGCTGGCGGACGGTCTGAAGGCCTGGCAGGACGCCTCCGTCAAGTACGGCCAGGAGCAGGGCTTCACCATCGAGAAGTAG